Genomic window (Myxocyprinus asiaticus isolate MX2 ecotype Aquarium Trade chromosome 26, UBuf_Myxa_2, whole genome shotgun sequence):
agcctgttggcacgcctctgtccactggaccggatctggtgccccctttttagtgagttccatcaaggggctggtgacatcagagaaactaggcacaaactttccataaactgtctcacctccttttagGTCTTGGGTCGTGGGCAGGCCGCTATCGCTGCGGTCTTGTCAACTTGGGgccgtacctgcccatgacccaagtggaagcccagataccatacttccacccatccaattgcgcacttttttGGGTTTGCCATGAGCCCCACCAacctcagcgacctcaggacgGCTCTCAGATGCAGCATATGACTCTGCCAGtcgttactgtatataatgatttcatctaaataggcagcggcgtgtGTCCGgagaatcttatccatgaggcgctGGAACGTGGCGGGAGTAGAACGTGACATAGAATGTGACTACACATGCCTGGCCTCCAATTGGGCTAATCATCCGATGAAAGGGATAAGTGCCtcggaatgcggcagttcgggagagagagagccacacgtagctgcagtgtgtgcgtttatgttttgtgtctttttgttttcattaaacattattttgaaggttcagccagttcctgcctcctcctttcccaatctTAACCctcgccactaccagccaacccaaaggagcagccgcggccatctgccgggggatggaggagtcgctgctggccgcctggaTGAGGAGGAACAGCCGccatccacgaggggaggaggggctcgctgccggccgcctggagcggtggagccgctgccaggggcggaggggctccctACTGGCCACCAAAATGCGGaagggcgttccatccgccaggggtcggaggacttgatccggtccacccggggaggagcggctgtcatctgccagaggtTGGAGAGTGGCTGAGGGCCAGGCGACAGTGTATCTGGGTGCTGGCGAACCAGgttattcctctctctcctctctctctctcactgtcgctccactttgccctttccctctcctcttttttccccctcccctcgtacccctccccaaccccagagaggtggggaaaagcctgccagcAGGCGGGGCCAgaatcacttttttcttgtgttcgggcaAGCAGTATGGCCGGCTCCATACTACCACTCCtggtggggtctcgatatggtgttgtatgaggttcgtatgactgggaagaggagagaacatgtctgcaaattccttTTGCAATTTGGCCACCTCCGCGAactgggatggtgagaggtggtctccacaagggaccggggtgaatggatcggctttgatcttcacctccggcccaagctccaCCCTCTTCACAACTACCATCGCCATggacacggggaccgcctctctccataatttaaggaggttgagctGGTAAATTTGACATGCTCCGCCTATATccattcatttaacctcataatagagatccccgactcgccgtgtaacctcaaaaGGTTCTTGCGACTTGCcgagtaatttcgagctcgaCATTggcagtaatacaaggactttgtctcctggtgcaaattcccgtagctgggtacccctattatagagccggctttgtctcgcttgagcttggagcaaattttcctgtgaTAACTGACCCAGGgtgtgtagctttgctcaaagatcaaggacatactgaatttcatttttgctttgggaaggtccttcctcccatgcCTCCCATATGATGTCAAGCACCCCACGGGGCCAACGTCCATACAGGAGCTTgaagggggaaaaccctgtggaggcttgcggacctccctgactgcaaataataggggttctaGCCATTTGTTccagtttctagcatcctcatgtacgaacttacgaatcatatttttcagggttcaaTTAAATTGTTCAACCAGCCCATCAGTTTGCgggtggtaaatgctggtgcgaattgatttaatcaccagcaattcataaaggtcacgcagtgtacgtgacataaaggTCGTCCCTTGATCGGTGAGAATTTtcttcggaatccccacccgggagattattttgaagagtgcctccgcaacactgcatgctgagatgttgcgtaaaggcaccgcttccagatatcgcgttgcataatccaccaggactaatacaaaccgaTATCTGTGTGCTGACTGCTTTAATGGCTCaacaaggtccataccaattaTTTCGAAGGGGGCCTCAATTAATGGTAACGGGCGCAAGGGTGCTATTGGGGTGGCCGGAGGATACACCAGCTGACATtggcagcatgccgcacaccattagcgcacatccccgcgaatgcccagccaataaaagCGGGCCATTAACCGGTGCAGTGTCctttcttgccctaagtgacccgccataggattatggtgagccgcctggcAAAGTGTTTCCCAATggctcctcgggactaataactgggttgtaatTTCATGGGTTTGCACCCATTTTCGGCAGGCATCACAGTGCTGCTAGGCAAATGCGAACGGGCGGCCAGCGTCACTCAGGGTGAGGGAGCGGAACCGCTGGCTGTGTTGTTCTGGGGTGCAGCCAACCCATTGCAGGACAGCTGTCTTCAGTTTCGGGTAGTCCAgagctgggcctccccggaaaGCAGCGGCAGCAGGTGGAGGGCCCACTGGGTTCGCGGCCAGCCGGAGGTGGTGGCTGACTGCTCAAAGAGACTCACAAACGCCTCCGGATCATCCAGGGGCCCCATCTTTGAGAGCAGCAGGCGTGGCTTCATCGCGGCAGAGGACCCGCCTGGAGCTAACCAGCTCCGTaaggcctgccgatcctcggTCTGTGTTTGGAGGTGTTCCTGGAAATGCTGCTCCTGGGCCAGGAGGGCTTGGTGATgagtctcctggatgctagccagggcACGGATGACTTCGCCCTAGTGGTGAGGTCCATGGCAGCCAGTCTTCttccttcctgggtttcagcaccagtgtaagatGTTCCAACAAGAGGGAAGCGGGAGCTGGGGTTGCAGTCCATGTTAAGTCTGTTTTTATTCTCAAAAAACTCTAAATATGCTTTCCAGCAAGTGTCTTTACTTAGCACACACAGCTTCAAGGATAACAGTCAGGGCAAACTTAAAACAGTCAATGAAGGGCTTTTCAGTGTACAGCTcagggtgtgtctgtgtgtgtagctCGGACTATCTCCGTCTCTCTCTGGCATTCCACCGGCCTTTTTAAAGTGCATCTCTgccatcactgaaatgagacacagatGTTAGCATCAATAATCACCAGATGATGGCTCTCatcgcttcctctctccccactgacagacacatgaccacatccCGCGCCACAAACAGTAAAAAGTATTTTCAAAATCCCAGTCAAAACTTTTTGTCATGGTTTATTTCCTGTGCTCTTAGGACAGTCAGGGAaagatggtgtttttttgttctcGGTCAGGAATTTTAGAGATGAGACAAAAAAATGTGTGAATCTGCAAAATGGCACAGGATGCTTTGAAAAACTTCCTGTAATTTTAACTGTGGGTTCATTCAGAGGAGTTGCCTAAGTGTGTATAAGTGTGTCAGGTCATCACTATGGACTAACATAGTCTGAAATTCACTGTTCTCAGTCCCAGAGCTTCTTGCAATAGAACGACAAGCGGCTGGTTGCTTTGAAGGGATGTTGTAACAAGCTGTTCTGTTTATTTAGCCTTCAGTATCACTGGAAACAATGGCCTGCATTAGGAAGCAAGTCTACCTTTGCCGTTTTCTGCTAACATCACTGATGCTACACATTAGGCTAATAAAATGTTTAACTGTCCACGGATGACTTgagagaaaatatttttatttggacaacaaaataaaaaaaaggtaaacCCTTCATATCTGAAAATGGCTACACAGCTCCTTGTTCAGGCTCTtgttatatctagactggactgcTGCAATGCTTAACTTGCAGGTCTTGCGAATCTCCACCGAGCAGCCAATTTTCTAGCCACCTTCAAgaaacatcttaagacaaatcGTTTTTGCGAGCAACTGACACAATCATACTAATACACTTACtgtcttctttcttcttcttaaaataaataaataaatgaatacaaaattctcaatccattcttttaccactgtctctcaccttcctctctacttgtgcttctctgagcaatttgccAGTTTGTATTACAGCATttacgctttggataaaagcatctgctaaataaataaacttaatatTTATTGAAATTGTGGTAAACAATATTCATATTAGCCCAGCTTGACAGAGTATATGGCTAATCACTTGCATATTTAGTGTTTTAGGCGCTGGTCCCCAGAATGGGATAATTGTGTGCCCATTTGGCACCAAATATTCATCAACCAGCATCATCGGAAAGACTATGCTGGTTTAAACCggcttggaccagcatggaaaatcATACTGGTCTAAGCATGTCTTTTCATCAGGGAAAGAGCTCCATAGTTCTCGATATAGATGCATGGAAGTTGGATTTTTTCTAACTTGTCCTGAATGTCAATATGTGCATGATTTATTGAATGGGTTTAAAGGTACTTGACATAGCTGGTGAACAACCACAGGAAGTGAAGTGTTTTTAGTTGCCCTCTACTCCAGCTTTAAATGCCCTCGTTGTGAAGGTCTTCTTACAGATCATCCTCAATCTCCTGTTTACTATTTCCAGGGGACCCTTTTTTGTAAGATAGTGGAGGAAGCGCAAAACTGTCATGCTTTCTGCAGAATCATCATATTGAGTGAACCTCTGGGCGGTTTTGGTGCCATGTTTAGAGCAGTTATGGCTCGATTTTGGTTAGATTTGTGTCCTctgtttttcttatttaattGCATATTCTGCCTGGACGTAAGTCAAATCCAAGGTAATTCTCTCGCTTTCTATTTTCTGTCCATTTACTTAAATGAACATGTTTTCGATTGTATGTGAGTCTGCACAGTTGTAGTAAATGCACATTTTGTGGGTTGTTTTTTAGTTCCTAAAAATAATGGAGTTTCTGGGGTGTTCTTAGTCGAAACCAAGACCAATCTGTACAGTTTTAATGCCACCACAGCCACAGAGGCATGTAAGGCTATGCACATGAGAATTGCAACAAAGGCTGAAGTAGAGACAGCCAATAAAAATGGCTTACAGACATGCAGGTAAAGAATTTTTCATACTGACATATTAATCTGCTCTATGGGGAAACGTAGAcatctaaaacaataaaaaaaattggttatGCATGTAATTTCTAATACCAGACTAATTGAAAATAATACAAGCCTAATTAATTACATAGGTTTGTTGTTGCACACTGTATACTGTCAGTTTACATTTATTGCTACTTCATTTTGTATTGTACtaacatcttaaaatgatttaGATTAACTtctcagaaaataaaataatttaaatatggaAAATGAACTTTTTGAAGTTCCTGAAGATTATAACTTGTAGGGTAACCTTTAAGGATCATTTGTGAACCTCTTTAAAAAGGATCATTGACCCTCTGTTAAAGGTACATTGCAGAAACATTGAGTCCTTCTTTAAAACTTTTCTAGAGAACATATACAGACAATTTTggatattattactattattgttatttttattattattaattaatctcATTACAAAATATAGTCGCAACATGATGTTTATTACATGCACAAGGGATAGTTGCAGTTTCTAGGAGTTCTGAACCTTTTTGGTGGTATGATGTTCATATTATCATAttgtcatactgtatatttgaactCTACCAGGTGAAGTAAAGTGAAATATTATGCTTTCCTGTAGGTTTGGTTGGGTTGAAGAGCAAATTGCAGTTATTCCTCGAACTGAGAAAAGCGAAAAATGTGGTAAAAACAGCTTAGGTGTCTCTGTCTGGAGAGCTGACATCAGCAAACTGTTTGACGTTTACTGCTTTAAGTCAGAAGGTATCCTATTTATTATgttattaaaacaatttttattacaATAATCAATGTCTTGAGATAGGGAACAGTGAAGTTTAAAATGATTTGATAGAAAATCATACAATGTGTTGATGTTTAGACTGTTTTTATGTTCACAAAATATGAAAGTAATGTTTAAAAAATCATTAAACAAACACTCTGTGCCAGTGAAATGTTAAGAATATGTCTTTCACAACGTATCTCAGGCCCTGATGCACAGTTTGAAACCACAACATCAAGAAGACCCGAAACTACAACAGAAGGGGGAGGAACACAATTAAACaactattcttctaaaacaaCCCATCCATC
Coding sequences:
- the LOC127417310 gene encoding lymphatic vessel endothelial hyaluronic acid receptor 1-like; this translates as MFRAVMARFWLDLCPLFFLFNCIFCLDVSQIQVPKNNGVSGVFLVETKTNLYSFNATTATEACKAMHMRIATKAEVETANKNGLQTCRFGWVEEQIAVIPRTEKSEKCGKNSLGVSVWRADISKLFDVYCFKSEGPDAQFETTTSRRPETTTEGGGTQLNNYSSKTTHPSSIQPTTSPARSLHPYTSTPSISFAVNTSSTTLITPSLSSISGSSQATPSPQSLSSLRTLTKFSTSSPSLTSHSSTHSFFQLTSTTTHQPVLSQTPTPNRPSIRAVPKALVILSVILLLLVAALGAAWYLKIKRGQRFPSWTRMRPKQITDTEMWRHNIILQIEQDPDLP